A part of Aegilops tauschii subsp. strangulata cultivar AL8/78 chromosome 2, Aet v6.0, whole genome shotgun sequence genomic DNA contains:
- the LOC109785746 gene encoding uncharacterized protein, with translation MEAEMYVHHAEPLRANTATCIPRLRGGGVRRRPPRGAAPAPAASASVMDRVRDVLLRLAMLSAASSSSPKAGTRLQQHTTATAPTRAASVRMSPSYSESYPSDAVDDCIEFLKRSAAGNGAVVSAPAGAAPRQSAVSSAPPPSPLHA, from the coding sequence ATGGAGGCCGAGATGTACGTCCACCACGCCGAGCCACTCCGGGCGAACACTGCCACGTGCATCCCGAGGCTACGCGGTGGCGGCGTCCGGCGTCGGCCGCCCCGGGGCGCCGCTCCGGCCCCCGCGGCGTCGGCGTCCGTGATGGACCGCGTCAGGGACGTCCTGCTGCGGCTGGCGATGCTGTCGGCGGCATCCTCGTCGTCGCCCAAGGCCGGCACTCGCCTCCAGCAGCACACGACGGCCACGGCGCCGACGAGGGCGGCGTCGGTGCGCATGAGCCCGTCCTACTCCGAGTCGTACCCGAGCGACGCCGTGGACGACTGCATCGAGTTCCTCAAGCGCTCGGCGGCCGGCAATGGCGCCGTCGTCTCTGCCCCTGCTGGAGCTGCCCCGCGGCAGTCGGCCGTGAGCTcggccccgccgccgtcgccgttgcACGCGTGA